One Periophthalmus magnuspinnatus isolate fPerMag1 chromosome 8, fPerMag1.2.pri, whole genome shotgun sequence genomic window carries:
- the LOC129456464 gene encoding putative nuclease HARBI1 gives MEYILGMRITAVKRRKERVHKNRSTYLSLTEEECLQSLHLSREVVNEVCHLLAEDLSSKIPSFPYSVPVAVRVISALHFFATGSVQNPLGSTGGISQTTVSGAITAVSKALVQRAANFIVFPDTHESQADVKKQFKEKFGVPHVLGVVDCAHVVLRAPVGNAPPYVNNEGTHSISVQIMCDASCKITQVSADFPATTPDSSILEKSVIPSIFEKEPAPDGCLLGDTAYPLKPWLITPFISPKTKPELLFNIFHLDTFSAMDRTVGMLKKRFRCLDKPPRSLQYSPEKVGMFFVASCVLHNMALRHGCVEDVDEEIIKRVRRLDTAMHLPQTELKTESAAEQRRAELAQELCDKTVLSLDRHSFSLGQRHPAVSVCEDSFPRETTIPFNSSRSALGPYKASYIRQNDSLGEDEALEDGDGGAEWVMEYVPVQMVAQWGDRNNATQVKKKSRQRIYVQRKLATSPKILRNFYSCITESILTICVTVKVLKRLQRAIKTSTNITRTPQTCSAEHPPSQSHTGELPPSSMTPPTPSKRATEV, from the exons ATGGAGTACATTCTTGGTATGAGGATCACTGCTGtaaagagaaggaaggagagagtcCACAAGAACAGAAGTACATACCTCTCTCTCACAGAGGAGGAGTGTCTGCAGAGTCTGCATCTCTCCCGTGAGGTGGTCAATGAGGTGTGTCACCTACTGGCCGAGGATCTGTCCTCCAAGATTCCATCCTTCCCCTACTCCGTCCCCGTCGCAGTGCGGGTCATTTCTGCTCTGCATTTCTTTGCCACTGGTTCTGTTCAGAATCCTCTGGGTTCTACAGGAGGCATCTCTCAAACCACCGTGAGCGGCGCCATCACAGCCGTCTCCAAGGCCCTGGTTCAGCGCGCTGCAAACTTCATTGTATTTCCCGACACACACGAGAGTCAAGCCGACGTGAAGAAGCAGTTCAAGGAGAAGTTTGGAGTGCCCCATGTCCTCGGTGTAGTCGACTGTGCTCATGTGGTGCTGCGTGCTCCGGTTGGCAATGCTCCACCGTACGTAAATAATGAAGGAACTCACTCCATCAGTGTTCAAATCATGTGTGATGCTTCCTGTAAAATAACACAAGTATCTGCTGATTTCCCTGCTACAACTCCAGACTCCTCCATCTTGGAAAAATCTGTGATTCCTTCCATCTTTGAGAAAGAGCCTGCTCCAGATGGATGTCTGCTCGGGGACACGGCCTATCCTCTCAAACCGTGGCTGATTACGCCGTTTATCAGccccaagaccaaaccagagctGTTATTTAACATATTTCATTTGGACACGTTCAGTGCAATGGACAGAACAGTCGGGATGTTAAAAAAGCGATTCAGATGCTTGGACAAACCACCTCGCTCACTACAGTACAGCCCAGAGAAGGTCGGGATGTTCTTTGTGGCGAGTTGTGTGTTACATAACATGGCTCTACGTCATGGATGTGTTGAGGATGTGGACGAGGAAATAATAAAGAGAGTTAGAAGACTGGACACTGCCATGCACCTGCCCCAGACTGAACTAAAAACAGAGTCTGCagcagagcagagaagagctgaGCTGGCACAGGAGCTGTGTGACAAAACT gTCTTGTCTCTTGATCGTCACAGTTTCAGTCTGGGCCAACGACATCCAGCTGTGAGCGTGTGTGAAGACTCATTTCCACGTGAAACGACAATCCC ATTTAACAGCTCCCGTTCCGCACTTGGCCCGTACAAAGCGTCCTACATCCGCCAGAATGACAGCCTCGGCGAGGACGAGGCGTTGGAGGATGGAGACGGAGGTGCTGAGTGGGTGATGGAGTATGTTCCTGTCCAGATGGTGGCGCAGTGGGGAG ACCGCAACAACGCAACGCAGGTGAAGAAGAAGTCTCGACAGCGGATTTATGTCCAGAGGAAACTCGCCACGTCGCCCAAAATCCTCAGAAACTTCTACAGCTGCATCACCGAGTCCATCCTGACCATCTGCGTCACGGTGAAGGTCCTAAAACGCCTGCAGAGAGCGATAAAGACCTCCACAAACATCACCAGGACTCCACAAACATGCTCTGCGGAACATCCACCATCGCAGAGTCACACAGGAGAGCTGCCTCCATCTTCAATGACCCCACCCACCCCCAGCAAAAGAGCTACAGAAGTGTGA